GTCGTTTTTGACGTCGACGGCACGCTCATAGACGTTAGCGAGAGCTACGACACGGCCGTAAAGTTAACAGTAGAGTACTTCCTCCGAATGTTTGGGGTAGAGAGGAAGATAGACCTTGGACTGGTAAGGAAGCTCCGCTCAAAGGGGTCGTTCGGTGATGACTTCAAGGTGAGCGAGGCGCTAATCCTTTTCTCGCTCGCCGGAGACGTTGAGGAACTCGTGGAGAAGTTCCCGGCCGGGGAGGGAATTGACTGGGTAAGGAACAGGTTCGGCTTCGAGATACACCGGGGAAGCATAGAGAGGGTCTTCAACACATTTTACCTCGGAGACGTCTACCCTAGCAGGCTCTTTGATTTTCCCGGCCTCTGGAAACGGGAAAAACCCCTAATAAGTCCCGAACTCCTTGAGAAACTCGGAAGAATGACCAAAATCGGCGTTGTAACCGGAAGGAACGAACTTGAACTTAGGCTCGCTGAGAAAATCCTCGGCTTTCACTTTGAGAAGGCCATAACTAGAGAACTCGGCCTGAAACCTAACCCTGACCTTCTATGGGAGCTTGTCAAGGGCGAGAAAGGTGTTTACGTGGGGGATACACTAAACGATGAGCTCTTCATCGAGAACTACCGGAGAAAATACGGGAATTTTGATTTCGTTATGGTCGGAAGGGACGTTGAGAACGTTTCGGTTTTTATTGAAAACCTGCTGGAGGTGTTGAGATGAGGATTGCCGTTATAGGTGCCGGAACAATCGGGGGTGCGATAGCAAAGGCCCTCAAAAAGGCCGGATATGAAGTCACAGCCACGAGAAGAAGGGTTGAAAAGGCAAAGGAACTAACGGAGATGGGGATAGAGGTTATCCCCGACAACAGGAAAGCAGTTGAAAAGGCGGATGTGGTCTTCATAGCGGTGAAACCCAACAAGGTCGGGGAGGTTCTTGGGGAGGTATCCGACTTAGTTGAAGAGAAACTCGTGATTTCGGTCGTTGCTGGAATATCACTTAGAGAGCTGAAAAGACTCGCCAATGCAAAGTTCGTCAGGGCCATGCCCAACATAGCTATCCTAGTTAGCGAATCCTTCACGGCTTATTCAACTGACATCGAAGGAGAGGATATAGAAACGGTTGAAAGACTCCTGAGAACCTTCGGTGACTGCATGAGAATTGACGAGGAGCATATGGATGCCATAACTGGACTAAGTGGCTCCGGGCCGGCCTATGTTACAGTTTTCCTTGAGGCCATGGTCTACGGTGGCCTGCGCGTTGGTCTCCCGAGGGACTTGGCAAAGAGGGCCTCACTTCAGACTCTCCTCGGAACGGCAAAGCTTCTCATGGAAACAAAAGCCCACCCTGCTGAGGTCAGGGAGTGGGTTATAACCCCCGGAGGGACTACCATAGACGGCGTTTTTGAACTTGAGGAAGGCAAAATAAGAACGGCCGTTATGAAGGCCGTAGATGCCGCAACGAAAAAGTCAAGGATACTATCGAAGAGGCTGTGAAACCCTTAAAAACCCACCCGGAAAGGAGAAAACATGCTCTACGTGGAAATCCTTGGAAACCTACCGGAGATGGCCGTTGACGAAGTTAGGTCTATGCTTGAGCTCGGAGGTGGAGAGATAGCGGGGAGTGACTACCTTTTCCTGAAGGTAAGTGGCGATGAAAAGGCCTTTCCCTTTCTAAACAGGCTTGGCCTCGCCCACGAGTACGGAAAGCTCCTAGTTGAAGCGGACTCCATCGAGGAACTCCTCGATAAAGCGAAGGAAGTTGAGTGGCCCATCGAGGGCACCTTTAAGGTGGATACCGAGACCATGGCCAACTGCAGACACAAGGTTACTGAACTTCCGAGGAAGCTTGGGGCAGTTATACACGCAAAGGGCTTTAGGGTGAACCTCTCTAAACCGGACACGCTCGTTAGGGTTTACTGCGGTGAGAAACTCCATGCGGGGATACGACTGAAGTTCTTTGACCCCAAGGACTTCGAGAGGAGAAAGGCCCATCACAGACCGTTTTTCAGGCCAATTTCCCTACACCCGAGGATTTCAAGGGCCCTCGTTAACCTAACGAAGGCAAGGAGAGAGCTCCTCGACCCTATGATGGGAGCCGGCGGGATTCTTATAGAGGCGGGTTTAATCGGCCTGAAGGTCTACGGCGTGGACATAAAGCCGGAGATGGTCGAAGGGGCCGAGATGAACCTCAGGCACTACGGAATAAGGGACTACGTCCTTAAGCTCGGCGACGCGACGAGGCTTGAGGAGCTCTTCGATAAGAGATTCGAGGCAATAGCAACAGACCCGCCCTACGGGACATCGGCAACACTTGCAGGAAGAAGAAGGGAGGAACTCTACCGAGAGGTGCTCGAGAGCATTAACGCCGTTCTTGAACCGGGTGGGCGCTTGTCAATAGCCTTTCCAACGAGCTTCGACGGGGAAAAAGAGGCGGAAAAGGTCGGCTTCAAGCTTGTCGGGAAGTACTACCAGAAGGTTCACAAAAGCCTTGAGCGGTATTTCTATGTTCTTGAAAAGTGAGGAATCAGAAGTTGGGCACGTAGCCCATTTCCTCCGCTATCTTCCTGAGCCTCTCGATTCTCTTCTCCGTCGGCGGGTGCGTCGAGAAGAGGTTGGCTATGCTCATCCCCCTGAAGGGATTGACTATGAACATGTGGGCAGTTGCAGGATTCCCTTCGCGCATCGGCCTGTAACGGACGGCCTGTTCTATCTTGAGGAGTGCACTCGCTAGAGCCCATGGCTTGCCACTGAGCTTCGCACCACCCTCATCGGCCAAGAACTCTCTTGAACGGCTTATCGCAGCTTGAATCAGCATTGCCGCGATAGGAGCAAGTATCGCCACGAGTATTGCCGCGAGTACGTTGTCGCCGTCCCTGTCGTCATAAGAGCCAAAAATCGCTATCCAGCGTGCCCAGTAG
This sequence is a window from Thermococcus sp.. Protein-coding genes within it:
- a CDS encoding HAD family hydrolase, encoding MWVVFDVDGTLIDVSESYDTAVKLTVEYFLRMFGVERKIDLGLVRKLRSKGSFGDDFKVSEALILFSLAGDVEELVEKFPAGEGIDWVRNRFGFEIHRGSIERVFNTFYLGDVYPSRLFDFPGLWKREKPLISPELLEKLGRMTKIGVVTGRNELELRLAEKILGFHFEKAITRELGLKPNPDLLWELVKGEKGVYVGDTLNDELFIENYRRKYGNFDFVMVGRDVENVSVFIENLLEVLR
- the proC gene encoding pyrroline-5-carboxylate reductase, whose product is MRIAVIGAGTIGGAIAKALKKAGYEVTATRRRVEKAKELTEMGIEVIPDNRKAVEKADVVFIAVKPNKVGEVLGEVSDLVEEKLVISVVAGISLRELKRLANAKFVRAMPNIAILVSESFTAYSTDIEGEDIETVERLLRTFGDCMRIDEEHMDAITGLSGSGPAYVTVFLEAMVYGGLRVGLPRDLAKRASLQTLLGTAKLLMETKAHPAEVREWVITPGGTTIDGVFELEEGKIRTAVMKAVDAATKKSRILSKRL
- a CDS encoding TIGR01177 family methyltransferase, which produces MLYVEILGNLPEMAVDEVRSMLELGGGEIAGSDYLFLKVSGDEKAFPFLNRLGLAHEYGKLLVEADSIEELLDKAKEVEWPIEGTFKVDTETMANCRHKVTELPRKLGAVIHAKGFRVNLSKPDTLVRVYCGEKLHAGIRLKFFDPKDFERRKAHHRPFFRPISLHPRISRALVNLTKARRELLDPMMGAGGILIEAGLIGLKVYGVDIKPEMVEGAEMNLRHYGIRDYVLKLGDATRLEELFDKRFEAIATDPPYGTSATLAGRRREELYREVLESINAVLEPGGRLSIAFPTSFDGEKEAEKVGFKLVGKYYQKVHKSLERYFYVLEK